The following coding sequences are from one Prochlorococcus sp. MIT 1314 window:
- the gltX gene encoding glutamate--tRNA ligase, producing MEKRLRLAPSPTGLFHIGTARTALFNWLYAQKIGGKFLIRIEDTDFLRSKSEYTNNILEGLQWLGLKWDEEPIKQSDRISTHKKHIKKLLESGAAYRCFTTDDEISELREEQKKKGLPPRHDNRHRNLSKEEIETFISKGRTSVIRFKIDEKIQIKWLDQIRGEIKWQGKDLGGDLVLSRRAKGYEIGDPLYNLAVVVDDNFMNITHVVRGEDHISNTAKQILIYEALNFKLPTFSHTPLILNSEGKKLSKRDCVTSIDEFRDMGYLPEALANYMAFLGWSPKSAVSEILTLNEISKTFDLSDINKAGAKFSWEKLNWINSQYIRNMDSVKLSEVICRYWDNLGWNPPSKEWAIKLVILIKDSMTLLKDSIDQSKPFFLLPPIQKEGKDFLETKDSKASLKLILSYLTEQKTVKLTKEKAKEIIKEISKIHNVKKGILMKSLRVAFFGSLSGPDLIQSWELLAESKSDISRIERCLKLI from the coding sequence TTGGAAAAACGTTTAAGATTAGCCCCGAGTCCAACAGGTTTATTTCATATTGGGACCGCTAGAACAGCATTATTCAACTGGTTGTATGCACAAAAAATAGGCGGAAAGTTTCTGATCAGAATAGAAGATACAGATTTTCTTCGATCTAAATCTGAATACACAAATAATATATTAGAGGGCTTGCAATGGCTTGGACTTAAATGGGATGAAGAACCGATAAAGCAAAGTGACCGAATTTCGACTCACAAAAAACACATCAAAAAGCTACTAGAAAGTGGAGCTGCCTATAGATGCTTTACCACCGACGATGAGATTTCTGAATTAAGAGAGGAACAAAAGAAGAAAGGTTTACCTCCAAGGCATGATAATAGACATAGAAATCTTTCAAAAGAAGAAATAGAAACATTCATATCCAAAGGAAGGACTTCCGTAATAAGGTTTAAAATTGATGAAAAAATACAAATAAAATGGTTAGACCAGATAAGAGGTGAAATTAAATGGCAAGGTAAGGACTTGGGTGGTGATTTGGTTTTATCAAGAAGGGCTAAGGGATATGAGATAGGCGATCCTTTATATAATCTTGCAGTTGTAGTTGATGATAATTTCATGAACATAACTCATGTCGTAAGAGGAGAAGACCATATCTCTAATACTGCGAAACAAATATTGATTTATGAAGCGTTAAATTTCAAACTACCAACTTTTTCACATACACCGCTAATACTAAATAGCGAAGGGAAAAAATTATCCAAGCGAGATTGCGTTACTTCCATCGATGAATTTAGAGATATGGGATATTTACCCGAAGCATTAGCAAATTACATGGCATTTCTAGGTTGGTCCCCAAAATCTGCCGTGAGTGAAATACTGACACTTAATGAGATATCTAAAACTTTTGACTTGTCAGATATAAATAAAGCTGGAGCAAAATTCAGTTGGGAAAAACTCAACTGGATTAATTCTCAATACATAAGAAATATGGATTCCGTAAAATTAAGTGAGGTCATATGTAGATACTGGGATAATTTGGGTTGGAATCCTCCATCTAAAGAATGGGCTATTAAATTAGTAATTTTGATTAAAGACTCAATGACCCTTTTAAAAGATTCTATTGATCAATCAAAACCATTTTTCTTATTACCTCCAATTCAAAAAGAAGGTAAAGATTTCCTCGAAACAAAGGATAGTAAAGCATCTCTAAAACTAATTCTAAGTTATTTAACTGAGCAAAAAACTGTCAAACTAACCAAAGAGAAAGCCAAAGAAATAATAAAAGAAATTTCAAAAATCCATAATGTCAAAAAAGGCATTTTAATGAAATCATTAAGAGTAGCCTTTTTTGGTTCTCTCAGTGGGCCAGATTTAATTCAAAGTTGGGAACTTTTAGCAGAAAGTAAAAGTGATATATCGAGGATTGAAAGATGTCTTAAATTAATCTAA